A portion of the Mesoplasma entomophilum genome contains these proteins:
- a CDS encoding ribulose-phosphate 3-epimerase: MKEIIIAPSFLSANFADLKKEIARCELAKIEWIHYDVMDYDFVPNLTFGSKILKDIVNSSKFKIDIHFMVKVKTVKFEDFFAEYIKCNPSMMTMHIESMTKEETQKFYELCKSNKIMFSLAVSPKTDIHVLDEWLDKLDNILIMSVEPGFGGQSFIPEVLKKVEFLASLKKTNQFNYTIEIDGGINEQTSKKAINAGVEMMVAGSYLFESENFIEKVETLKHD; the protein is encoded by the coding sequence ATGAAAGAAATAATTATTGCACCAAGTTTTTTATCTGCAAACTTTGCTGATTTAAAAAAAGAAATAGCGCGATGCGAGTTAGCTAAAATTGAATGAATACACTATGATGTAATGGACTATGATTTTGTTCCAAATTTAACATTTGGTTCAAAAATATTAAAAGATATCGTAAATTCAAGTAAGTTTAAAATTGATATTCATTTTATGGTTAAAGTAAAAACAGTGAAATTTGAAGATTTTTTTGCTGAGTATATTAAATGCAATCCAAGTATGATGACTATGCATATCGAGTCAATGACAAAAGAAGAAACTCAAAAATTTTATGAGTTGTGTAAATCAAATAAGATTATGTTTAGCTTAGCTGTTTCACCAAAAACAGATATTCATGTTTTAGATGAGTGATTAGATAAATTAGATAATATTTTAATAATGAGTGTAGAACCTGGATTTGGTGGCCAATCATTTATACCTGAAGTTTTAAAGAAAGTGGAATTCTTAGCATCTTTAAAAAAAACAAATCAGTTCAACTACACAATTGAAATTGATGGTGGAATTAACGAGCAAACAAGTAAAAAAGCCATTAATGCTGGTGTTGAAATGATGGTTGCAGGAAGTTATTTATTTGAGAGTGAAAATTTTATAGAGAAAGTTGAAACATTAAAACATGATTAA
- a CDS encoding thiamine diphosphokinase yields MIKNIVIVTSKTKIDLSVFNNDQTYIIGIERGCLDLIEKNIKIDLAISDFDQVLDEELEMIKSYSKRIQILSGEKDLLDGEVAIKEAKKISSTANILFIANPTKRYDMNFSILNLIFKYGIKLLNDESVIFKIPSGKTELEFSNFQIYTFISFFSKVDTTITLKNLKYECDKLELKAWENTCISNAMVLSKNPIINTNNEIICIATK; encoded by the coding sequence ATGATTAAAAATATTGTTATTGTAACTTCTAAAACTAAAATAGATTTAAGTGTTTTTAATAATGATCAAACTTATATAATAGGTATTGAACGTGGATGTTTAGATTTAATTGAAAAAAATATAAAAATTGATTTAGCAATTTCTGATTTTGATCAGGTATTAGATGAAGAATTAGAAATGATTAAGTCTTATTCAAAAAGAATTCAAATACTTTCAGGCGAGAAAGACTTGTTGGATGGTGAAGTGGCAATAAAAGAAGCTAAAAAAATCTCTTCAACAGCTAATATTTTATTTATAGCTAATCCAACAAAAAGATATGACATGAATTTTTCAATTTTAAATCTTATATTTAAATATGGAATTAAATTATTAAACGATGAAAGTGTGATTTTCAAAATACCATCAGGTAAAACAGAATTAGAATTTAGTAATTTTCAAATCTACACTTTTATAAGTTTCTTTTCAAAAGTTGATACTACAATAACTTTAAAAAATTTAAAATATGAATGTGATAAATTGGAATTAAAGGCTTGAGAAAATACTTGCATATCAAATGCCATGGTATTAAGTAAAAATCCAATAATTAATACTAATAATGAAATAATATGTATTGCAACAAAATAA